The Roseimicrobium gellanilyticum genomic sequence GGTGTGGTCCATGGTGTGCAGTGAGGCGCATGTGTGCACCCCGCGCCGCTGTGGCTCAACACGCTGCTTTTACCAGGCCGTGCGGCGTCGCATGGCGGAGGCGGATGTGCTGGTCATGAATCATTCGCTTTTCTTCTCCATGCTGTCCTCTTCTGAGGAAACCCTGCCGGAGGATGCGAACTTCCTTTTCCCGAATGACTTCCTCATCGTGGATGAAGCGCACACGATTGAGAACGTGGCGTCTCGCGCGTATGGACTGGCTGTTTCGGAGAGCAACATCCGCTTCGAGCTGCAACGCCTCTACAATCCCAAGACGCGCAAGGGATACTTCCCGCATCAGGGGGACTCCGTGGGCTCTCGTGCGGTGACGGACGCGATGGATGCCGCGGACATTTTTTTCCGCGCAGTGGAGGCGTCGAGTGTCTTCACCCACCAGCAGTCGCGTGAGTTCCGCGTGCGTGAACCGGGCCTGGTGGAGGATACGCTGAGTGTGCCGCTGCATCGTGTGATGGAGCGTGCCCGTGCTGCGGGCGATGGCGCATCGAGCGAAAACTCCCGGCTGGAGTTGCACGACCTTGCGCGCCGTCTCATCGCGTTGCGCCAGAGCATTGCCACCTTCCTGGACCAGAGCGAGGAAGATCACGTGTACTGGGTGGAGCGCAACCAGGGGGATACACGTCACTCCATGACGTTGCGGAGCGCGCCCATCGATGTGAGCCGTCAGCTTGGCACGCTCTTCTTCCGCGGTGATCGTCCCTGCATCCTCACCAGCGCCACGCTCGGTACGGGCGGCAGCAATGGGCTCGATTATTTCAAGAAACGCGTGGGTGCAGACACCACCGTGGGCGTGAGCATCGCGAGTCCCTTCGACTTCGAGAAGCAGATGAAGCTCTACCTCGTGAAGAGCATCCCGCCGCCCGGGTCGAAGGAGCACGAGGCCGCGCTGCCGAAGTGGATCAGCCACTTCCTGGACATCTCCAAGGGCCGCGCCTTTGTGCTCTTCACCAGCTTCGCGCAGATGAACCGCGTGGCGGAGGAGATGGAGGAGTACTTCGAGGACCGGGGCTGGACCCTGCTCGTGCAGGGGAAACAGCTTTCACGCTCACGCCTGCTGGAGGAATTCCGCAAGGACACCCACAGCGTGCTCTTTGGCACGGAGAGTTTCTGGACCGGAGTGGACGTGCCAGGCGAGGCGCTGAGCAATGTCATCATCACGAAGCTGCCCTTCGCCGTGCCGGATCATCCGCTGACCGCCGCACGTCTGGAGCACATCGAGGAGAATGGCGGAAACTCCTTCATGGAGTACTCCGTGCCCGAGGCCATCTTGAAGCTACGCCAGGGCATTGGCCGCCTCATCCGCTCGAAGCGTGACAGCGGCATTTGCGCCATCCTCGACAACCGTGTGCTCACGAAGCCCTACGGCCGCACTTTCCTGAGCGCACTTCCCCAGTGCCCGGTGGAAGTGGTCAGTGATGCCAAGTCCAAGTAGGCTGCTGCGCCTACGCTTTCGCGGCCACCGCTTCCGCAATGGTGTCCACTGAGCGCAGGGTTTCACGAGCGGCGGCGGCATCCGGGAGCTTCAGGCCGAAGCGCTTCTCCAGGGCGACCACGAGTTGCAGGGCGTCCACGCTGTCGAGGCCGAGGCCCTGGGGGCTGAAGATGAGGGCGTCATCGGCGATCTCTTCCGCGGTCTGGGGGAGCATGAGTTCTTCCACCATTGCCTGTTTGATCTGCAACTTGATCGCGTCGAGGTCTGCCATGCTGGGAAATCGGATGAAATGAGAAGGGTGGGCGTCAGAGAATGCCGCCGTCGATTTTGAGAGTGGCCCCGGTGATATACGAAGCCTGCGCCGATGCAAGGAAAAGCACGGCGGCGGCCACCTCTTCCGGCCTGCCGAGGCGACGCATGGGGATGCGCTGGATGGCGGCGCGCTTTTGGTCATCGGTCATGGCGGAGAGGGCATCGGTTTCGACGTAACCAGGGCAGACTGCATTCACCGTGATGCCGGCGCGGGCCACTTCCTTGGCGAAGCTCTGAGTGAGGCCCACCATGCCGGACTTCGCGGCGGCGTAGTTGGCCTGGCCCGCTGGGGACATGAGCGCGCTGAGGGAGGAGATATTGATGATGCGGCCGAAACGCTGGCCCATCATGGTGCGCGTGACGGCACGGCAGCCGAGGAAGGTGCCGCTGAGATTGCTCTGCAGCACGTCGTTCCACTGCGCATCCGTCATGGTCGCGAGCAGGGCATCTTCGTGATGGCCTGCGTTGTTCACCAGCACGTCGAGTCTGCCACTGACCTTCGTGATGGTCTCGACGGCAGTGGTCCATTGCTCGCTGTTCGTGACATCGAGCGGGATGACCTGACAGCGCTCTGCATGCGCTGTGGCGAGGGCTTCCGCCTTCTCTCTGCGCGAGCGCACACCCAGCCACACGTGATTGCCTTCGTCTGCTTTCAGGAAGGCCTCGCCCAAGGCCAGACCGAGTCCGCCATTTCCGCCCGTGATGAGTATCGATGCTGTGCCCGACATTCATCAAACATGGCGGTGATGCGGGCCAGCACAAGTCTGCCTTCGCATCAGGCGGCCTTGCCCAGCACGGCACCCACGGCCTGCTCGCTGAGACCCACGGCGCTGATGGCCACCTGGGTGCTGTCTCCTCGCGCAATCGATTCGCAGGCCGCCACCGTCTGCCATCCGGCGATGCATCCGTAGGCTTCACCCAGCACAGGGCGGAGACGCATTTTTTTTCCTTTCCAACCCTTCCACGCCGCGTGTTCAGCCGCGTCAGCCCGGGGAGCTGCACCGAGTCCGCTGCATAGCAGCACATTGGAGAAGTCTTCGGTGAGCAGGGATTGCATTTCGGCCTGCATGCCAATCGCGGCATTCGCTAGACTCAGGTCGGTTCCATAGGTCCATGCGTCTGTGATGCCAAGCAGTGCGACGCCCTTCTGACCATTGGCCGTGTCCCTATGGACTTTTTCCATCACCACTGCCGCGGCACCTTCAGCCGTCGCGCCATCGCGGTCGAAGAACAACAGGGCTTCATCCGTGAGCCAGTCGAGTTCCTCAGCGGCCACCACGAGCACGGCGTCCACTTCGCCGTCCTCCAGCCATTGCGCGCCGAGATCCATGCCGCGGAGGAACTGGCTGGAGTCACCGACCAATGTGCAATTGAGCTCAGGTGACCCTGCCAGCGCGGCGATGTGGCTGGCGGGGGCGTTGTAAACCGTTTCAGGAAACAAGATGGGACTTGCGAGTGCAGGATCCTTCAGGGCCTCTGCAAAGAAGCGCCGGCTGAATTGCACGCAGCCATTGGTGGTGCAGAAGACGACTCCAGCTTTCCACTGTCCGGCCTGTGCGGCAGCAAGGCGCTCCGCTCCCATGGCCTCCATGGCAGCACCCACCGCGTGGCGCGCCGCGGCGGTGGTGCGGCGGATGCGGTTGTGCTTCATCCAATCGGGCGCCGGTGTGGGCGCAGGCACTTTGCGAGTGCAGCACTTCGGTGCGCTTTCTCCACGGTGTGATGCGGAGCAGGGCAGGGGTACACCTTCCTTGATGGCATCAAAGAGAAAAGCTGAGCCCCAGCCCGCCGGTGATACGGCGCCCCAGCCCGTGATGTGGATGCGGCTGTCTGTGCTCATGCGGCCAGCTTCTTGAAGATGAGCGTGGCATTCGCGCCACCGAAGCCGAACGAATTCGTGAGCGTGCAATCCAACTGCGCTTCACGCGGCTCGCGCACCAGGTCGAAGGTGCAAATCGGGTCCGCAGTTCGCACGCTGCAACTGGCCGGTACAAATCCCTCCCGCATGGCGATGAGGCAGATGACCGCCTCCACTGCGCCCGCGCCTCCAAGGAGGTGACCGATGGCAGACTTGGTGCTGCTCACCATGATCTTCCCCACATGCCCGCCCGCCCAGCGCTGGATGGCCGCGCCCTCCGCCACGTCATTCAGCGGAGTGCCGGTGCCGTGGGAGTTGATATACTGTATCATGTCCGGTGTCACCCCGGCCTCCTCGCATGCGCGGGTCATGCTGAGCAATGCCGCGTCTCCTTGCGGATGCGGCTGGGTGAGGTGATGCAGGTCGGTGCTTGCGCCGTAGCCGGAGATTTCAGCGAGGATGTTTGCGCCACGCGCAAGAGCGTCCTCCAGACGTTCCAGCGTCACGATGGCGGCGCCTTCACCGAGTGCGAGGCCATCGCGATTCGCATCGAATGGTCGTGGCAGCGTGGTGCTCAAAGCTTGCAGGGAATCGAAGCCCGCGAAGACCATGTGCGCGAGCGCATCATAGCCACCCGCCAGAGCGCGGCGCGTGCGGCCGGACTTCACCAGTCGGAATGCCTGCCCGATGGCATTGGCTCCCGAGGCGCAGGCATTGGCAATGATGGTCAGCGGCCCGTGAATGCCGAGCGCGCTCTGCAAATGCTGGGCCTGTGTGTGCGGGAGATACAGGATGACCTTTTCCGCGAGGCTGGTCTTCGTGGCAGGCGCATTCGTCTTCGCAAGGTAATAGGCCTCACCCGTGGCCATGGCACCCGCACTGGTGCCGAGGCAGAGCGGCACGGGTTCCCCAGACAACGCATCGGCATTCCACCCGCTTTGCTGGATGGCCTCCACTCCTGCATGGACGAGCAGGCGGGAAGCGCGATCGAGGCGTTTGCGCTGACTGCGCGTGAGGCGGGTTTGCGGGAATGCGTCTGGAAACACCACCTCCCCGGCACGCTGCACCCGCTGACGGCTGGCATCGAAGACAGTGATGTCGCGGAAGGCGAGCCTGCCAGCGCGGAAACCCTCGGCATTCTCCTGCCAGTTGTTCCCCATGCTCGTGATGATGCCCGCCCCGGTGATGACCACCCGGTGCGTCTCTTCACGTGTCTGGCCTGCGCGATACGGCATGATCTGGTGTAGCCCAGCGTCACACTCTCTGGCAAACGATTAGTCACCATGCATTTGGCCTGAGGCACGTGCGGGAGTCCGGGCCGGGGCGCATCCATGCTTGCGCCGTCCGCTGGGTGGTCTAGATGACAGGAATGCTCTATGCCCGCTGGCAGCAAACTCTCTCCCAGCATCGCGATGAAGTCGCGGTGATGGACGCGGTTTCGGGCGCCTCCTGGACCTTTGCCGCCCTGCAGCGGTCTTTGGATTCGCTGCCTGCGCTGGCGGTGGGCGCTTTGCACGTGGCCTCCATAGCGGATGGCGTGCTGGCCTTTGTGATTCAGACGCTCTGGGCGTGGAGAGATGGCGCGGTGCTCTGCCCCATGGAGCGTGAAGGGGGACGCGTGCCGGATGTGCGTGGCATGCCGACAGGCATTGCGCATTTGAAGATGACCTCGGGCAGCACGGGGGAACCGCGCACCGTGATGTTCCGCGGAGAGCAGCTCGCGGCGGACGCGGACAACATCCGCTCCACCATGGAACTCGACCGAGCCTGTCCGAACGTGGCCGTCATCAGCGTGGCGCACAGTTACGGCTTCTCCAATCTGGTGCTGCCGCTGCTCTTGCAGGGGCACCCGCTGGTGATGGTGCCGGATGCGTTGCCCTCCTCCCTGCGTGCGGCGTGTGCCGTAGGCCATCGTGTTACCCTTCCTGCGGTGCCTGCCATGTGGCGCGCGTGGTGGCAGAGCGGCCTCATCAAGGAGATGCCCGTCGCGCTGGCCATCTCGGCGGGTGCGCCACTGCCGTTGGACGTGGAGCGTGGTGTGTATGAGGAGACCGGCATCAAGATTCACAATTTCTTCGGCAGCAGTGAATGTGGCGGCATCGCCTATGACCGTGCTACGACGCCTCGTGATGATGCCTCCCTCGCCGGTACTGCGATGGACGGGGTCACGCTCAGCATCGCTGAAGGTGGCCGCCTCGTGGTGGAGAGCGCTGCTGCGGGACAGGGCTACTGGCCTGCCGATGATGAAGCGCTCGGCGGTGGCAAGTTTTTCACCAGTGACCTCGTGGAGATTCAAGAGGGACGTGTGCTCATGCGTGGCCGTGTGAGTGACGCCATCAACATCGCCGGTCGCAAGCTCAATCCCGCCGATGTGGAGGCCGCGCTGCTTTCATGTGAAGGCGTGAAGCACTGTGTGGTCTTTGGTGTGGCGAGCGCGGACCCCGCGCGGTGCGAGGATACCATTGCGTGTGTGAACGCGGCAGAAGACCTCACCCCCGCGCGGCTCTCGGCCTGGCTCGGGGAGCGTCTCCAGACGTGGCAGCTTCCGAGGAAGTACTGGCTTTGCTCCGAACTGGTTCCGAATACCCGGGGAAAGATTTCCCGCGCGGAATGGCGCGAGAAATGGTTGAGTGCCCAGCCAGTGAAAGTGTGAATCAGCACCCGCATCTCGCATGAACGACGAGCCGATTTCCATTGGAGGATTCCGCGAACTCTGCTGTTCTGGCAGCATGACATCCAGCGTCCGTCTCGCGCCTCGAATTGAAAGCGTGCTACAGCCCATGAGGCGTGCACTGGGGCTGGTGCTGGTCGCTGCATTCAGTGTGCTCATCCCTCTCACGGCATGCGCCCTTCCTGATCCCATCACGGTGAGCATGAGTTCAGATGGGAAGCTCTCCGTGGATGGCTCGGAAGTCACCACTCTGGAGTCGCCAGCCGCCTTCGTGAAGCGGGTGGAGGAGATCAATGGCAGCGCTCCCTCCAAGTGGTCGGATCCGAAGCGTGACTTCTACATGTTCTCCCGGCTCGGCATCACGGTGTATCACGATCGTGGCGATGCCGACGTGGTGAATGTGCTCATGTCGATGCGTGAGGGCAAGGACCTCCCCATGGAGGCCTTCGTGGGCAGGCTGTCGATGGAGGGCATTGATGTGCCCCGGAATGCCTCGGGACAGTTTCAGGCCCAGGACGTACGCAAGGCGCTCAAGGCCCTGAATCCCGAGCCGAATGACAAAATCGATGGGCCGAATGCCGCCGTGGTCATCGGCCACCTGCCGTACTACGACTACCTGTACTTCAGCGCTGAGCCGAATGGCCGCATCAAGGAAGTCTCCCTCGGCATTGTGCTCAGCAAGGGGCGGCTGGCGTGGATGCGCGAGAATGGCGACCAGCTCAAGCGCGAAGCTCTGAAGCGGGCGATGGAAAAGGCAAAGCCATAAACGGCATTGCTTGAGCGGCGGGGAGGGGAGTGCTTTCATGCCTCCATGCAGCGTCGTTCCTTTCTCCGTACCGCAGCCGCTTCCGCCGGACTGTCCTCGCTTCCCTCCTTTTTGTGTTCGCAGGAGGCGGCGGCAGAAAATTTCCCTCCCGTGCGTGCCCTGACGAAGGGGCCGAAGTTTCACTGGTTCGGCTACTATGACAAACTGGAGTTCGACCCCACGGACCGCTACATCCTCACGAATCAAGTCGAATTCGAAGGGCGCACGCCATCTCCGGAAGATGTCATCAAGGTTGGCATGATCGACACCGGCGAAGGAGACAAGTGGACCGAGCTGGGCTCTTCGTCTGCGTGGGGCTGGCAACAGGGTTGCATGTTCCAGTGGCTCCCGGGCAGCCAGAGCAAAGTCATCTGGAACGATCGTGAGAATGGCAAGTACGTGAGCCGCGTGCTCGATGTGAAGACCGGTGAGAAGCGCACCCTGCCGATGCCGGTGTACTCCATCAGCCCGGACGGTAAATGGGCCGTGACACCCGACTTCGCGCGCATCGACTACTGCCGCAGCGGCTACGGCTATCCCGGCATCGAGGACCCCTGCAAGAATGACAAGGCGCCGGACAAGAGCGGTGTGTGGCGCATGAACATCGAGACAGGCGAAACCCAGCTCGTGTTCTCCATCGCCCAGGCGGTGGCCATCAAGCACCCCACCATCGATCTCACGGAAAAGTGGAACTGGTTCAATCACCTCCTCATTTCACCCGATGGCAAGCGCCTCATCTTCCTGCATCGCTGGCGTGATCGTGTGGACATTCCGCGTGAGCAGAAGGCGGGCGGATTCACCACGCGCATGTTTACGGTGAATCTCGATGGCTCGGATCCCTACGTGTTGGAGCCTAGCGGCATCGTGAGCCATTTCATCTGGCGCGATGGTCAGACACTGGTGGCCTGGGCCAAGCCGGATGCCGAGGAGAAGGCGCGCGTGATCGTCTACAAGGACCAGACACGTGAGTACACGAAGATTGGCGAGGAGAAGATTCCCGTGGATGGCCATATGACGTACGTGCCACACACGAACAACGAATGGCTGCTCATGGATACCTATCCGGATCCGGTGCGTCGCATGCAGGTGCCGTTCCTCTATCACATCCCCACGGACAAGAAGGTGCCCATCGGTTCCTTCTTCGAACCGCGGGAGTACAAGGGCGAGTTCCGCTGCGACCTGCATCCGCGTGCCAGCAATGATGGACGCAAGGTGGTCGTGGACTCCGTGCACGGTGGCAATGGACGCCAGATGTACCTCATCGACATCAAGGGGCTGGTGTAGCCGCAGTCGCAGAGCCGGGACGCCCCTCATCCAACAAGGCTCCGCCTTGTTCAAGGGTCGGGGGCACTCCTGCCCCTGTGGTGGCGGTGCCCCTGAGTCAGCTTTGAGATGAAGCGCTGCCCGAATAAGAGAGCCAGTCGAGTATTTCTCACCCTGAAGGGGGAGGGAGTGCCATAGGCGACTCCAGAGCTCTCACTCCGCTCTACTGTCTGCGCTCGCGGACGCCTGCAAGCTGCCGACTGGGGCATGCACCGGAGGTGTGCCGGGCAGGGGACGCAGGCCATGGCAGGCGAAAATCTGCACCTGCTGGCACACCGCGCCTTCATGCCGGATTTTGAAGATGCCGAGGCTCTGCACCTGCTCGAACTCTTCACGCAGGCGTTTGGGCGCTTTCTTCTCCACGGCGCCTTGCCGCACGAAGATGGCATTCTCTCCAGTGCGTGAGGTGTAGGTGGGCCAGAACCAGTATTGATTCTGCGGCTTGTCCGCGCTGAGCACGTAGGAAAGCTGTCGCTCTGGAAGCATGGTACGCGCCGCAGGATTGTAGAAATTCATCAGGCTAGCGCGACCATAGTGATCCGCGAGGAGGAAGGTGGGTACGCCAGTCTCCTGCTCCAGCTTGAGGCGCTGCTCTTCCATCACACGTGCCAGATCGCTGCCACCACGCACACGGCACAGGGGATCTGCACCGGGCTTCAAATCGATGCGCACGGCCTTTTTCATGAGGCCAGTGTCGTGAATGAAAATCACCGCGGGCAGACCGAGGATGAATCCCGCCGCCAGCCAGCGTGCCGGCATGCGTGCACCGTTCTTCGCGCGGAGATGCCACCAGATTGCCGCAAACAAGAACAACATCGGAGCTGCTGGTGCGATCCAGTTCGGTTGCGCCTTGGCCTGCACAGACAGGGCAAGGTAGACTGCAAACACCGGCGCGCTCATGCAGACGAGGAAGGAGAGCAGGGCTGGCTTCTCCTTCATGCGGAACCAACCCCACATGGCAAACGCTGCCGCGATGAAGAATACCGGATTCAGCAGACCCGTGATGGAGCCCGCGAATTCACCGAGCGTGGCAAAATTCAGGTGCGCCGAGCCATCCAGACCGCCGCGCTCCTTGAGGTGCGTCACCGTCACCCAATCGTGTGTGATGTTCCAGTAGAGCACCGGGAAGGCGGCAGCCACATTCATGAAGAGGGCCAGCCACGGACCGGGCCTGCGAAGTTGATGCCGGTAGGAGCGGTTGAACGCGAGGAAGAGGAACAGGCCGGCCCAAAGGAAGGGAGAGAAGAACTTGCTGAGGAAGCCCAGAGCTGCGGCCACGCCTGCGAACGCCCACCACTGGGTGCTGTCCTGCTCCATCGCTTTCCACATGGCCATTGCTGCCGCGGTGTAGAAAAGTACCGTGGGAGCATCCACCGTGAGAAGCACCCCGCCCACGGCGAACAATGGCGTCACGGCAAAGGCTGCCACCACCCAGAAGGCGGTGCGTTCATCCGTGCGCTTACGGACAAAGCACCACACCAGGACATTGCAAAGCAACGCGAGCACCGGCGACATGAAGCGCACGCCGAAGGTGGTGTCTCCCCAGAGATTCGTGCCCAGCCATTGCAGCCAGGCGATGAGTGGCGGCTTGCTGTAGTACGCCCAGTCCAGCCGCTGGCTCCACATCCACTGATACGCTTCATCTTCACTGAGCTCGATGGTGCCGCTCGCGATGTAGACCAAACGCTCGATGAGCAGACCCAGCATCAGCACCCACGCCGCATGGCGCCAGCTCACGCGTGATGCTTCGTTTGTGAGCCATTCCGGTCGCGGAGGGATGTCACGATAGAGCGAAGGGCAACGCGCCCACAGTGCGGGAAAGGCGATGCGTCCCAGTGCCTGCCACAGCCATTCCAATGCACGGATGAGCATCCACGTGGAGACGCCACCAAGGATGAATCCCGCGAGGACATCCGAAGGATAGTGCACGCCTGTGTACACCCGTGAAAAGCCCACCAGCAACGCAAGCGGTACCATGAAACGCCAGGTGCGCCGGAAGAACATCCACGTCACCACGACCAGCGCACCCCAGTTCGCCGCATGACAAGAGGGCATCGCGTGGGAGCCGGAGCCGTTCCCCGCCAGCAAGCGCACATCAGTCATGGTGACGAAGGGGCGGGGTCTTTCGATGAGGTCCTTCAGTGGTCCGCACACCCAGTTGCTTGCGACGAGTGCGGCTAGAATCGCCAACAAGACGAAGGCCCAGCCGCGCCGCTGCCAGCGCCAGATGACGAACACCGCCACTGCGAGCAGCAGCGGGTAGAAGAGCGCATTGCCACTGGCATACGGAATGGCCGCGTCAAAGACGGGATTGGCCAGACCGTGATTGATGCCGTGGAAGAGGAAGGTATCGAGTGCTTGCAGGGATGCCATGCGGTGGTGCGGGGCGAGCAGTGCTGCGCGTGGGCTCCACTGAAGCATCCCGGCTGTTTCCCGCGATGTGCAGAGAATGACATTCCTGCCACGATGAGCTGCCTCACGTGTGACTCAAAGGTTGCAGCAGAGAGGTTGCACAGTCGCTGGCATGGATCTTTCCGGCCTTGCGCAAAGGTTCACAAAGTTTGCTTGGAGCATTGCGCGTGCGTTCGCTATGCTTCCTGTGAAAACGTTCCGACACAAGCCATGGCGAATACGACACCGCAGGCGTTCACGGGAGAGGTCGTCTACTTGTTCGCCATTGATGTGGCTTATGAGTTGAAGCGCCCCATTCCAGAAACATTGCTGGGCCAGCCTCTGCTGCCACATCAGGTGGGACCCGCGAAGCGCAGCCCGAAGCAGCATCTCTTCCAGCACTTGCGCGCCGCGAAGCTGGAGCCGGTGAAGATGAACTCACCCATGGGCGAGGTCACGGTGCA encodes the following:
- a CDS encoding ATP-dependent DNA helicase, coding for MIHLASDAESTPSQTLLDRMAQAFSPEGVLAKSPDFEYRPQQQRMAKIVGKALETTRAVVIEAATGVGKSLAYLLPSVTFALEHNRKAIITTHTINLQEQLIQKDLPIVQKLVPRTFRAELLKGRGNYLCPQRLERAVKGAPDLFTSSEQAELQLIWEWSQKTQDGSLSTLDFTPTPKVWSMVCSEAHVCTPRRCGSTRCFYQAVRRRMAEADVLVMNHSLFFSMLSSSEETLPEDANFLFPNDFLIVDEAHTIENVASRAYGLAVSESNIRFELQRLYNPKTRKGYFPHQGDSVGSRAVTDAMDAADIFFRAVEASSVFTHQQSREFRVREPGLVEDTLSVPLHRVMERARAAGDGASSENSRLELHDLARRLIALRQSIATFLDQSEEDHVYWVERNQGDTRHSMTLRSAPIDVSRQLGTLFFRGDRPCILTSATLGTGGSNGLDYFKKRVGADTTVGVSIASPFDFEKQMKLYLVKSIPPPGSKEHEAALPKWISHFLDISKGRAFVLFTSFAQMNRVAEEMEEYFEDRGWTLLVQGKQLSRSRLLEEFRKDTHSVLFGTESFWTGVDVPGEALSNVIITKLPFAVPDHPLTAARLEHIEENGGNSFMEYSVPEAILKLRQGIGRLIRSKRDSGICAILDNRVLTKPYGRTFLSALPQCPVEVVSDAKSK
- a CDS encoding acyl carrier protein, with the translated sequence MADLDAIKLQIKQAMVEELMLPQTAEEIADDALIFSPQGLGLDSVDALQLVVALEKRFGLKLPDAAAARETLRSVDTIAEAVAAKA
- the fabG gene encoding 3-oxoacyl-ACP reductase FabG, giving the protein MSGTASILITGGNGGLGLALGEAFLKADEGNHVWLGVRSRREKAEALATAHAERCQVIPLDVTNSEQWTTAVETITKVSGRLDVLVNNAGHHEDALLATMTDAQWNDVLQSNLSGTFLGCRAVTRTMMGQRFGRIINISSLSALMSPAGQANYAAAKSGMVGLTQSFAKEVARAGITVNAVCPGYVETDALSAMTDDQKRAAIQRIPMRRLGRPEEVAAAVLFLASAQASYITGATLKIDGGIL
- a CDS encoding beta-ketoacyl-[acyl-carrier-protein] synthase family protein, translated to MPYRAGQTREETHRVVITGAGIITSMGNNWQENAEGFRAGRLAFRDITVFDASRQRVQRAGEVVFPDAFPQTRLTRSQRKRLDRASRLLVHAGVEAIQQSGWNADALSGEPVPLCLGTSAGAMATGEAYYLAKTNAPATKTSLAEKVILYLPHTQAQHLQSALGIHGPLTIIANACASGANAIGQAFRLVKSGRTRRALAGGYDALAHMVFAGFDSLQALSTTLPRPFDANRDGLALGEGAAIVTLERLEDALARGANILAEISGYGASTDLHHLTQPHPQGDAALLSMTRACEEAGVTPDMIQYINSHGTGTPLNDVAEGAAIQRWAGGHVGKIMVSSTKSAIGHLLGGAGAVEAVICLIAMREGFVPASCSVRTADPICTFDLVREPREAQLDCTLTNSFGFGGANATLIFKKLAA
- a CDS encoding class I adenylate-forming enzyme family protein translates to MTGMLYARWQQTLSQHRDEVAVMDAVSGASWTFAALQRSLDSLPALAVGALHVASIADGVLAFVIQTLWAWRDGAVLCPMEREGGRVPDVRGMPTGIAHLKMTSGSTGEPRTVMFRGEQLAADADNIRSTMELDRACPNVAVISVAHSYGFSNLVLPLLLQGHPLVMVPDALPSSLRAACAVGHRVTLPAVPAMWRAWWQSGLIKEMPVALAISAGAPLPLDVERGVYEETGIKIHNFFGSSECGGIAYDRATTPRDDASLAGTAMDGVTLSIAEGGRLVVESAAAGQGYWPADDEALGGGKFFTSDLVEIQEGRVLMRGRVSDAINIAGRKLNPADVEAALLSCEGVKHCVVFGVASADPARCEDTIACVNAAEDLTPARLSAWLGERLQTWQLPRKYWLCSELVPNTRGKISRAEWREKWLSAQPVKV
- a CDS encoding glycosyltransferase family 39 protein; the protein is MASLQALDTFLFHGINHGLANPVFDAAIPYASGNALFYPLLLAVAVFVIWRWQRRGWAFVLLAILAALVASNWVCGPLKDLIERPRPFVTMTDVRLLAGNGSGSHAMPSCHAANWGALVVVTWMFFRRTWRFMVPLALLVGFSRVYTGVHYPSDVLAGFILGGVSTWMLIRALEWLWQALGRIAFPALWARCPSLYRDIPPRPEWLTNEASRVSWRHAAWVLMLGLLIERLVYIASGTIELSEDEAYQWMWSQRLDWAYYSKPPLIAWLQWLGTNLWGDTTFGVRFMSPVLALLCNVLVWCFVRKRTDERTAFWVVAAFAVTPLFAVGGVLLTVDAPTVLFYTAAAMAMWKAMEQDSTQWWAFAGVAAALGFLSKFFSPFLWAGLFLFLAFNRSYRHQLRRPGPWLALFMNVAAAFPVLYWNITHDWVTVTHLKERGGLDGSAHLNFATLGEFAGSITGLLNPVFFIAAAFAMWGWFRMKEKPALLSFLVCMSAPVFAVYLALSVQAKAQPNWIAPAAPMLFLFAAIWWHLRAKNGARMPARWLAAGFILGLPAVIFIHDTGLMKKAVRIDLKPGADPLCRVRGGSDLARVMEEQRLKLEQETGVPTFLLADHYGRASLMNFYNPAARTMLPERQLSYVLSADKPQNQYWFWPTYTSRTGENAIFVRQGAVEKKAPKRLREEFEQVQSLGIFKIRHEGAVCQQVQIFACHGLRPLPGTPPVHAPVGSLQASASADSRAE